In Vogesella indigofera, one genomic interval encodes:
- the rfaE2 gene encoding D-glycero-beta-D-manno-heptose 1-phosphate adenylyltransferase — protein MAYPTPQFEEKICPPEQLAARLAALPRPIVFTNGCFDILHRGHVTYLAQARALGGSLIVGLNTDASVKRQGKGDDRPINNELNRAAVLAALESVSLVTWFDSDTPAGLIALVQPDVLVKGGDWTVANIVGSAETLARGGEVHSIPFLFDTSTTATIKKIRTADGQ, from the coding sequence ATGGCTTACCCGACTCCGCAGTTTGAAGAAAAAATCTGTCCGCCCGAGCAACTGGCCGCAAGGTTGGCCGCATTGCCACGGCCGATCGTGTTTACCAATGGCTGTTTCGACATCCTGCATCGCGGTCACGTGACCTATCTGGCGCAGGCGCGCGCGCTCGGCGGCAGCCTGATCGTGGGGCTGAATACCGACGCTTCGGTGAAACGGCAGGGCAAGGGCGACGACCGTCCGATCAACAACGAGCTGAACCGCGCCGCGGTGCTGGCGGCACTGGAAAGTGTCAGCCTGGTGACCTGGTTTGACAGCGACACCCCGGCGGGGCTGATCGCGCTGGTACAGCCGGATGTGCTGGTCAAGGGCGGCGACTGGACGGTGGCCAACATCGTCGGCAGCGCCGAAACGCTGGCCCGCGGCGGCGAGGTGCACTCCATCCCCTTCCTGTTCGATACCTCGACCACCGCCACTATCAAGAAAATCCGGACCGCGGACGGCCAATGA
- a CDS encoding biotin--[acetyl-CoA-carboxylase] ligase, whose amino-acid sequence MKDLAFSVLRTLADGRFHSGEAMAQQLGCSRTLVWQAVHHLENEFGLTVFSVRGQGYRLPAPFALLEVAAVRAGLDERAANVFTLALAEEIDSSNTQLTTRAAQGAPHGLVLAAERQTAGRGRLGRRWQMRLGAGLTFSLLWRFDRGLSGLAGLSLVVGIAIVRALREFGVPVALKWPNDVLLDGRKLAGILIELSGDALGPAAVVIGIGLNVAAPGEVDQPVANLADAGCKVGRNALLAALLNQLAQVLSQFDRDGFVAFRDEWHQLAAFIGQPVRLSFSHGEPVDGIAVGVDDSGALLVDSAAGRRVFHVGEVSLRAAP is encoded by the coding sequence ATGAAAGACCTGGCGTTTTCGGTGTTGCGCACCCTGGCCGACGGCCGTTTCCACTCCGGCGAGGCGATGGCGCAGCAGCTCGGCTGTTCGCGCACCCTGGTGTGGCAGGCGGTGCATCATCTGGAAAACGAATTCGGCCTCACCGTGTTCAGCGTGCGCGGCCAGGGCTACCGCCTGCCGGCGCCGTTTGCGCTGCTGGAGGTGGCTGCGGTGCGCGCCGGGCTGGACGAGCGTGCGGCCAATGTGTTCACGCTGGCACTGGCCGAGGAGATCGACTCCTCCAATACCCAGCTCACCACGCGCGCGGCGCAGGGCGCACCGCACGGCCTGGTGCTGGCGGCGGAGCGGCAGACCGCTGGGCGCGGCCGGCTGGGACGGCGCTGGCAGATGCGGCTCGGCGCCGGGCTGACGTTTTCCCTGCTGTGGCGCTTTGATCGCGGCCTGTCCGGCCTGGCCGGGCTGTCGCTTGTGGTCGGCATTGCCATCGTACGCGCCCTGCGCGAATTCGGCGTGCCGGTGGCGCTGAAATGGCCAAACGATGTGCTGCTCGACGGCCGCAAGCTGGCCGGTATCCTGATCGAATTGTCCGGCGATGCGCTGGGGCCGGCGGCGGTGGTGATCGGCATCGGCCTCAACGTGGCGGCACCGGGCGAGGTGGACCAGCCGGTGGCCAATCTCGCCGATGCCGGCTGCAAGGTTGGCCGCAATGCGTTGCTGGCGGCGCTGCTCAACCAGCTGGCGCAGGTGCTGAGCCAGTTCGACCGCGACGGCTTTGTCGCCTTCCGCGACGAGTGGCACCAGCTGGCGGCCTTCATCGGCCAGCCGGTGCGTCTCAGCTTCAGTCATGGCGAGCCGGTCGATGGCATCGCCGTCGGCGTCGACGACAGCGGCGCGCTGCTGGTCGACAGCGCCGCCGGGCGCCGCGTGTTCCATGTCGGCGAAGTCAGCCTGCGGGCGGCGCCATGA
- a CDS encoding type III pantothenate kinase, with amino-acid sequence MKLLIDAGNTRVKWALWDGKQLRQQGAVAHADIASLAAPWAALSLDAVLAASVAHDAVRQAIEAAAPLPVQWQRSQAVAFGVRNHYRNVSEQGADRWLAVLGARQRYPAQDVVIASAGTALTVEALTAEGDYLGGLILPGYRLMLASLAQNTANLDRAAGHACAFPQGTEDALASGAIDALCGAMQRLQQRLAAHTGRPPLLLLTGGDAALLQPHLPPDTRMVDNLVLYGLASVADGS; translated from the coding sequence ATGAAGCTGCTGATCGACGCCGGCAACACCCGCGTCAAGTGGGCGCTGTGGGACGGCAAGCAGCTGCGGCAGCAGGGTGCGGTGGCGCACGCCGACATCGCCAGCCTGGCCGCGCCGTGGGCGGCGTTGTCGCTGGACGCAGTGCTGGCCGCCAGCGTGGCGCACGACGCGGTGCGGCAGGCGATCGAGGCGGCGGCGCCGCTGCCGGTGCAGTGGCAGCGTTCGCAGGCGGTGGCGTTCGGGGTGCGCAATCACTACCGCAATGTTTCCGAGCAGGGTGCCGACCGCTGGCTGGCGGTGCTCGGCGCGCGGCAGCGTTATCCGGCGCAGGACGTGGTGATTGCCAGTGCCGGCACCGCGCTGACGGTGGAGGCACTGACCGCCGAGGGTGACTATCTGGGCGGCCTGATTCTGCCCGGTTACCGCCTGATGCTGGCCAGCCTGGCGCAGAATACCGCCAATCTCGACCGCGCCGCCGGCCACGCCTGCGCTTTTCCGCAGGGCACCGAGGATGCGCTGGCCTCCGGCGCCATCGACGCGCTGTGCGGCGCGATGCAGCGTCTGCAGCAAAGGTTGGCCGCACACACCGGCCGGCCGCCGCTGCTGCTGCTCACCGGCGGCGACGCCGCTTTGTTGCAGCCGCACCTCCCGCCGGACACGCGGATGGTGGATAATCTGGTCCTCTATGGATTAGCAAGCGTGGCAGACGGCTCATGA
- a CDS encoding SPOR domain-containing protein — protein MKWFLVIVVVLNVLVGLYGVLKQKPAADIGAQDINAAQLTILPAGWRPASAPVAQPEASAVTALTDNLDASVATPAAALPATIASQPSVQKPVMQKPVAPVKADMPTVAKIELKPTPETKPVAGQCLAWGALDAKQLARVQGGLLALKLATAPQSSVKEEARGSGRVWVFYPPLATQAETQTLVAELKGKGFDSYIVKTEGEFRGHLSLGLFSKEAAAQALVMRLKAAGYDKAKVDARSERSQVTTLSFRALDAAQADKLRALQQRLLPGIPLRACS, from the coding sequence ATGAAGTGGTTTCTCGTTATCGTGGTGGTACTGAACGTGCTGGTCGGCCTCTATGGCGTGCTGAAGCAGAAACCGGCCGCCGACATCGGCGCGCAGGACATCAATGCCGCGCAGCTGACCATCCTGCCGGCCGGCTGGCGCCCGGCATCCGCGCCGGTGGCGCAGCCGGAAGCCAGCGCCGTCACCGCGCTGACTGACAACCTCGACGCCAGTGTCGCCACCCCGGCGGCGGCACTGCCGGCAACCATCGCCAGCCAGCCATCAGTACAGAAGCCGGTCATGCAGAAGCCGGTGGCGCCGGTAAAGGCCGACATGCCGACCGTGGCCAAGATCGAGCTCAAACCAACTCCGGAGACCAAGCCGGTGGCCGGGCAGTGCCTGGCGTGGGGTGCGCTGGACGCCAAGCAGCTGGCACGGGTGCAGGGTGGCCTGCTGGCGCTGAAGCTGGCCACCGCGCCGCAAAGCAGCGTCAAGGAAGAAGCGCGTGGCTCCGGCCGGGTGTGGGTGTTCTACCCGCCGCTGGCGACGCAGGCGGAAACGCAGACGCTGGTGGCAGAGCTGAAGGGCAAGGGTTTCGACAGCTACATCGTCAAGACCGAGGGCGAGTTCAGGGGCCACCTGTCGCTGGGCCTGTTCTCGAAAGAGGCGGCGGCGCAGGCACTGGTGATGCGGCTGAAGGCGGCCGGCTACGACAAGGCCAAGGTCGATGCCCGCAGCGAGCGCAGCCAGGTCACCACCCTCAGTTTCCGCGCGCTGGACGCGGCCCAGGCCGACAAGCTGCGCGCGCTGCAGCAGCGGCTGCTGCCCGGCATTCCGCTGCGCGCCTGCAGCTGA
- a CDS encoding YoaK family protein has product MHRQHFSRLLDQRVATRSLYREPLTWLLGGAMAFIAGALNAGGFLAVQRYTSHVSGVVSSMADHLVLGDVSATLAALAALLAFIAGAAHAAWLINWARRQRLRSGYGVSLIEESLLLLLFGVFGAALAIAPAFFAPPIVLLLCFIMGMHNTIVTKLSGGLLRSTHMTGIATDIGIELARASYFNRDRSSKVAQVHANRERLQIYLLILGAFFVGGLVGALGFSYLGYGFSVPLALFLFVLGLRPLWYDLRLRWRWWRHSRSGSLREKT; this is encoded by the coding sequence ATGCATCGACAACATTTTTCCCGGCTGCTGGACCAGCGCGTCGCCACCCGCAGCCTGTACCGCGAGCCGCTGACCTGGCTGCTGGGTGGGGCGATGGCCTTCATCGCCGGCGCGCTCAATGCCGGCGGCTTTCTCGCGGTACAGCGCTACACCTCGCACGTCTCCGGCGTGGTGTCGTCGATGGCGGACCATCTGGTACTGGGCGACGTGTCGGCAACGTTGGCCGCACTGGCCGCGCTGCTGGCCTTCATCGCCGGCGCCGCCCACGCCGCGTGGCTGATCAACTGGGCGCGGCGGCAGCGCCTGCGCAGCGGCTACGGCGTGTCGCTGATCGAGGAGTCGCTGTTGCTGCTGCTGTTCGGCGTGTTTGGCGCCGCGCTGGCGATCGCGCCCGCGTTCTTCGCGCCGCCTATCGTGCTGTTGCTGTGCTTCATCATGGGCATGCACAACACCATCGTCACCAAGCTGTCCGGCGGCCTGCTGCGCTCCACCCACATGACCGGCATCGCCACCGACATCGGCATCGAACTGGCCCGCGCCAGCTACTTCAACCGCGACCGCAGCAGCAAGGTGGCGCAGGTACACGCCAACCGCGAGCGGCTGCAGATCTACCTGCTGATCCTCGGCGCCTTCTTTGTCGGCGGCCTGGTCGGCGCGCTCGGCTTCAGCTACCTCGGCTACGGCTTCAGCGTGCCGCTGGCGCTGTTCCTGTTCGTGCTCGGCCTGCGCCCGTTGTGGTACGACCTGCGGCTGCGCTGGCGCTGGTGGCGCCACAGTCGCAGCGGCTCGCTGCGTGAAAAGACATGA
- a CDS encoding PhoX family protein has protein sequence MSDSYKYKQYGVDDTSNTCANPALSEVLEARFSRRSLLQGTGALGVAGVLSGSFATLAEAASVPFAKKTPLLGFKSIPFSSDDRVVVPEGYSADVLYAWGDPVGIKGNMPVFKQDASNTAAEQEAQAGMHHDGMSYFPLPLAATGSKHGLLAMNHEYTDDGLLHVDGMKKWNADKVLKSQHAHGVSVIEVEDTGKGWRVVRPSKYARRIHANTPIAISGPARGHTLMQTEADPKGVEILGTLNNCANGQTPWGTYLTCEENWDGYFVNDSGTLSANEKRYGINNKGAGYNWAVEDFRFDLQLNPNEANRFGWVVEIDPFDASAKPVKHTALGRFKHEGATVTIAPSGHAVVYMGDDQRFEYIYKFVSKNKYNPKNRKANMGLLSEGTLYVARFNADGAGEWLPLVHGQNGLTAENGFADQGEVVIMARLAADKVGATKMDRPEWIAVNPRQAGEVYCTLTNNSDRGKDGKPGTDAANPRNGNLFGHIIRWHEAGANAAATAFKWDIFVLAGRPDAAKAEHVGNIKGDAFGSPDGLKFDHNGVLWVQTDVSTSTVNMKEYKDMGNNQMVAVVPETGEFRRFLVGPKGCEITGLAFTPDMKTMFVNIQHPGEPDSERNDPAKPTAISTWPDGPKAGRPRAGTVVVRKLNGGVIGS, from the coding sequence ATGTCCGACAGCTACAAATACAAACAATACGGTGTCGATGACACCTCCAACACCTGTGCCAACCCGGCGCTGTCCGAGGTGCTGGAAGCCCGCTTCTCCCGCCGCAGCCTGCTGCAGGGCACCGGTGCCCTCGGTGTGGCCGGCGTGCTGTCGGGCAGCTTCGCCACCTTGGCCGAAGCCGCCAGCGTGCCGTTTGCCAAGAAGACGCCGCTGCTGGGCTTCAAGTCCATCCCGTTCTCCAGTGACGACCGTGTGGTGGTGCCGGAAGGCTACAGCGCCGACGTGCTGTACGCCTGGGGCGACCCGGTCGGCATCAAGGGCAATATGCCGGTGTTCAAGCAGGATGCGTCCAACACCGCCGCCGAGCAGGAAGCCCAGGCCGGCATGCACCACGACGGCATGAGCTACTTCCCGCTGCCGCTGGCCGCTACCGGCTCCAAGCACGGCCTGCTGGCGATGAACCACGAATACACCGACGACGGCCTGCTGCACGTGGACGGCATGAAGAAATGGAATGCCGACAAGGTGCTGAAATCGCAGCACGCACACGGCGTATCGGTGATCGAGGTGGAGGACACCGGCAAGGGCTGGCGCGTGGTACGGCCGTCGAAGTACGCTCGTCGCATCCATGCCAACACCCCGATCGCGATCAGCGGTCCGGCGCGCGGCCACACGCTGATGCAGACCGAGGCCGACCCGAAGGGCGTGGAAATCCTCGGCACGCTGAACAACTGCGCCAACGGCCAGACGCCGTGGGGCACCTACCTCACCTGCGAAGAGAACTGGGACGGCTACTTCGTCAACGACTCCGGCACCCTGTCCGCCAACGAGAAGCGCTACGGCATCAACAACAAGGGCGCCGGTTACAACTGGGCGGTGGAAGACTTCCGCTTCGACCTGCAGCTGAACCCGAACGAAGCCAACCGCTTCGGCTGGGTGGTGGAGATCGACCCCTTCGACGCCAGCGCCAAACCGGTGAAGCACACCGCACTGGGCCGCTTCAAGCATGAAGGCGCCACCGTCACCATCGCCCCGTCCGGCCACGCCGTGGTGTACATGGGCGACGACCAGCGCTTCGAATACATCTACAAGTTCGTATCCAAGAACAAGTACAACCCGAAAAACCGCAAGGCCAATATGGGCCTGCTGTCGGAGGGCACGCTGTACGTGGCGCGCTTCAATGCCGACGGCGCCGGCGAATGGCTGCCGCTGGTGCACGGCCAGAACGGCCTGACCGCGGAAAACGGCTTTGCCGATCAGGGCGAAGTGGTGATCATGGCGCGTCTGGCCGCCGACAAGGTCGGCGCCACCAAGATGGACCGTCCGGAGTGGATCGCGGTCAACCCGCGTCAGGCCGGCGAGGTGTACTGCACGCTGACCAACAACAGCGACCGCGGCAAGGACGGCAAGCCGGGCACCGACGCCGCCAACCCGCGCAACGGCAACCTGTTCGGCCACATCATCCGCTGGCACGAGGCCGGCGCCAACGCCGCCGCCACCGCCTTCAAGTGGGACATCTTCGTGCTGGCCGGCCGCCCGGATGCCGCCAAGGCGGAGCACGTCGGCAACATCAAGGGCGACGCCTTCGGCAGCCCGGACGGCCTGAAATTCGACCACAACGGCGTGCTGTGGGTACAGACCGACGTGTCCACCTCCACGGTGAACATGAAGGAATACAAGGACATGGGCAACAACCAGATGGTGGCGGTGGTGCCGGAAACCGGCGAATTCCGCCGCTTCCTGGTCGGCCCGAAAGGCTGCGAGATCACCGGCCTCGCCTTCACCCCGGACATGAAGACCATGTTCGTCAACATCCAGCACCCGGGCGAACCGGATTCCGAGCGCAACGACCCGGCCAAGCCGACCGCGATCTCCACCTGGCCGGACGGCCCGAAAGCCGGCCGCCCACGCGCCGGCACGGTGGTGGTACGCAAGCTGAACGGCGGCGTGATCGGCAGCTAA